One Actinomadura viridis genomic region harbors:
- a CDS encoding arginine deiminase produces MTHTYEHRVTSEVGRLRTVLLHRPGAELKRLTPRNSDKLLFDAIPWAGRAQEEHDAFAQALRERGVEVLYLTELLQDALEYEEARDVAIAGVIDDGRWGDQLRKVVEGYLRDLDPEVLAQVLIAGLAHEELKAGHGLVYRLMDRHDFIIDPLPGLLFTRDNSAWIGDRVAVTSLAMPARRPESALTGLVYAHHPRFAGVEPVYDRSLEHVEGGDILLLSPGVLAVGTGERTTPAGVERLARRVLGAGLAHTVLAVPIAQERATMHLDTVCTMVDVDTVLMYPPMASSLTAYAVTADGGELRVAEPRPFLEAAADAMGLDRLKLIDTGLDPVTAEREQWDDGNNTLAIAPRLAVAYERNIETNAQLEAAGIEVIRISGSELGTGRGGPRCMSCPILRDPPPA; encoded by the coding sequence GTGACGCACACCTATGAGCACCGGGTCACCAGCGAGGTCGGGCGGTTGCGCACGGTGCTGCTGCACCGTCCCGGCGCGGAGTTGAAGCGGCTCACCCCCCGTAACAGCGACAAGCTGCTGTTCGACGCGATCCCTTGGGCGGGCCGGGCCCAGGAGGAGCACGACGCGTTCGCGCAGGCGCTGCGCGAACGCGGGGTGGAGGTCCTCTACCTGACCGAACTCCTGCAGGACGCCCTGGAGTACGAGGAGGCGCGGGACGTCGCGATCGCGGGCGTGATCGACGATGGCCGCTGGGGCGACCAGCTGCGGAAGGTGGTCGAGGGCTACCTGCGCGACCTCGATCCGGAGGTCCTGGCCCAGGTCCTGATCGCCGGACTGGCGCACGAGGAGCTGAAGGCCGGGCACGGCCTGGTCTACCGGCTGATGGACCGGCACGACTTCATCATCGACCCGCTGCCGGGGCTGCTGTTCACCCGGGACAACAGCGCGTGGATCGGCGACCGGGTGGCGGTGACCAGCCTGGCGATGCCCGCGCGCCGCCCCGAGTCGGCGCTGACCGGCCTGGTCTACGCGCACCATCCGCGGTTCGCCGGGGTGGAGCCGGTGTACGACCGGTCGCTGGAGCATGTGGAGGGCGGCGACATCCTGTTGCTGTCCCCCGGTGTCCTCGCGGTCGGCACCGGCGAGCGCACGACGCCGGCGGGGGTGGAACGGCTGGCCCGCCGGGTGCTGGGCGCCGGGCTGGCCCACACCGTCCTGGCCGTTCCGATCGCCCAGGAGCGGGCCACGATGCACCTCGACACGGTGTGCACCATGGTCGACGTCGACACGGTCCTGATGTACCCGCCGATGGCCTCTTCCCTGACCGCCTACGCCGTCACCGCCGACGGCGGGGAGTTGCGGGTGGCCGAGCCGCGCCCGTTCCTGGAGGCGGCGGCCGACGCGATGGGCCTGGACCGGCTCAAGCTGATCGACACCGGGCTCGATCCGGTCACCGCCGAACGCGAGCAGTGGGACGACGGCAACAACACGCTGGCGATCGCGCCGCGCCTGGCGGTGGCGTACGAACGCAACATCGAGACCAACGCCCAGCTGGAGGCGGCCGGCATCGAGGTGATCAGGATCAGTGGCAGCGAGCTGGGCACCGGCCGGGGCGGGCCGCGCTGCATGTCCTGCCCGATCCTCCGCGATCCGCCGCCCGCCTGA
- a CDS encoding MFS transporter: MPARNAALPAHLTAATLLRVSAEGAATALVLTVQARTGRAADAGFLQTALTLPYVLSGPVIGHALDRAARPRGLAMALAAGYAAATAALLLMAGRSPLVLALLVAVVVGCTEPIVVALSSLLPRFVPEERLPRAYALEASSYSVAAIAGPGLAAAIAAVATGSHSGLAIVAAAVVGAGALAFLPVARPAGREAPGTNEPVPRPVTIPEPRDAPVPEPHEAPAPEPHEAPVPEPRPQAAPSGRDTSTGQGTSVAPPADPPVPPSGTDAEPARTGTEPPSDSGAVSEGALDAALDAASDAVSGAVSEGASEGASEGASEGALDADAAGRGGFRHALMDVVVGGLSVLVSNTRLRALTVATSFAWLGFGGVAVTAVLFAEHIGAGPSAGGQFLVAFALGSLIGALGSSRWLKARHAEWVVMGGLAGFGGAIASVALAPSLPWALLCFLVVGIVEGPVFTATLMLRQRESPPGRLGQVNTTGGSLKIGASAIGAALTGAFADSIGPVGLLLAIAACQLAGSVLGFLLLLRPGAAPAPEPSEPSEPSGPPGPSASKISGGTN; the protein is encoded by the coding sequence GTGCCCGCCCGGAACGCCGCCCTCCCTGCCCACCTCACCGCCGCCACCCTCCTGCGGGTCTCCGCGGAAGGCGCCGCGACCGCCCTGGTCCTGACCGTCCAGGCGCGTACCGGGCGGGCGGCGGACGCCGGGTTCCTGCAGACCGCGCTGACCCTGCCGTACGTGCTGAGCGGCCCGGTGATCGGGCACGCGCTCGACCGCGCCGCCCGCCCGCGCGGACTGGCCATGGCGCTGGCCGCCGGGTACGCCGCCGCGACGGCGGCGCTGCTCCTCATGGCCGGACGGTCGCCGCTGGTCCTGGCCCTGCTCGTCGCCGTCGTGGTCGGCTGCACCGAGCCGATCGTGGTGGCCCTCAGCAGCCTGCTGCCGCGCTTCGTCCCGGAGGAACGGCTGCCCCGCGCGTACGCGCTGGAGGCGTCGAGCTACAGCGTCGCGGCGATCGCCGGCCCCGGCCTGGCCGCCGCCATCGCCGCCGTCGCGACCGGGTCCCACTCCGGCCTCGCCATCGTGGCGGCCGCCGTCGTCGGCGCGGGCGCGCTGGCCTTCCTTCCGGTCGCGCGCCCGGCAGGCAGGGAGGCGCCCGGGACGAACGAGCCGGTCCCGCGGCCCGTCACGATCCCCGAACCGCGCGACGCCCCCGTCCCCGAACCGCACGAGGCCCCCGCCCCTGAACCGCACGAGGCCCCCGTCCCCGAACCGCGGCCCCAAGCGGCCCCTTCCGGACGGGATACGTCGACGGGACAGGGCACGTCCGTGGCCCCGCCCGCCGACCCGCCCGTGCCCCCGTCCGGAACGGACGCCGAGCCAGCCCGAACGGGCACGGAGCCGCCATCAGACTCCGGCGCCGTCTCGGAAGGGGCCTTGGACGCCGCCTTGGACGCCGCCTCGGACGCCGTCTCGGGCGCCGTCTCGGAAGGGGCCTCGGAAGGGGCCTCGGAAGGGGCCTCTGAAGGGGCCTTGGACGCCGATGCCGCCGGGCGGGGCGGTTTCCGTCACGCGCTGATGGACGTCGTGGTCGGCGGCCTGTCCGTCCTGGTCTCCAATACCAGGCTTCGCGCGCTGACCGTCGCCACCTCGTTCGCCTGGCTGGGGTTCGGGGGTGTCGCCGTCACGGCCGTCCTGTTCGCCGAGCACATCGGCGCGGGCCCCTCCGCGGGCGGCCAGTTCCTCGTGGCCTTCGCCCTGGGCTCGCTGATCGGGGCGCTCGGGTCGTCCCGCTGGCTCAAGGCGCGCCACGCCGAATGGGTGGTGATGGGCGGGCTGGCCGGGTTCGGCGGCGCCATCGCCTCGGTCGCCCTGGCGCCGTCCCTGCCCTGGGCGCTGCTGTGCTTCCTGGTGGTCGGGATCGTCGAGGGGCCCGTCTTCACCGCCACCCTGATGCTCCGCCAGCGCGAGTCCCCGCCCGGCCGCCTCGGCCAGGTCAACACGACCGGCGGCAGCCTGAAGATCGGAGCCTCCGCGATCGGCGCCGCGCTCACCGGCGCGTTCGCCGACAGCATCGGCCCGGTCGGCCTCCTCCTCGCCATCGCCGCCTGCCAGCTCGCCGGGTCCGTCCTCGGCTTCCTGCTCCTCCTCCGGCCCGGCGCCGCACCGGCCCCCGAGCCGTCCGAGCCGTCCGAGCCGTCCGGGCCGCCCGGACCGTCCGCGAGTAAGATCAGCGGCGGCACGAACTGA
- a CDS encoding NmrA family NAD(P)-binding protein: MTRAPILVLGGRGKTGRRVVARLRDLDVPVRAASRTTGTLFDYGDRTTWGPALEGVQALYLVPMIEFVDLADITAFVHRAVEEGVQRVVLLSARGEGGGAHPHQEPLETLVRESVPQWTILRAGWFAQNFSEDYLHEPVMAGELALPAGEGREAFVDAEDIADVAAAALTDEAHAGQVYELTGPEALSFRTVASLISEASGREVRYTPVDRATYAGLLTRQGYPDDVVEAVADLMEAIARGAGEPVADGVSRALGRPPRPFADYVKEAAASGAWKD, translated from the coding sequence ATGACCCGAGCACCGATCCTCGTCCTGGGCGGCCGCGGCAAGACCGGCCGCCGCGTGGTCGCCCGCCTGCGCGACCTCGACGTCCCCGTACGCGCCGCCTCCCGTACCACCGGAACCCTGTTCGACTACGGTGACCGGACGACCTGGGGCCCCGCGCTGGAAGGCGTCCAGGCCCTCTACCTCGTCCCGATGATCGAGTTCGTGGACCTCGCCGACATCACGGCCTTCGTCCACCGGGCCGTGGAAGAGGGCGTCCAGCGCGTCGTCCTGCTGTCCGCGCGTGGTGAGGGCGGCGGGGCCCACCCTCACCAGGAACCGCTGGAAACACTGGTCCGCGAGTCGGTCCCCCAGTGGACGATCCTGCGTGCGGGCTGGTTCGCGCAGAACTTCAGCGAGGACTACCTCCACGAACCGGTCATGGCCGGAGAACTGGCCCTGCCCGCCGGCGAGGGACGCGAGGCGTTCGTCGACGCCGAGGACATCGCCGACGTCGCCGCCGCGGCGCTCACCGACGAGGCGCACGCGGGCCAGGTGTACGAGCTGACCGGGCCGGAGGCGCTCTCCTTCCGTACGGTCGCGTCCCTCATCTCCGAGGCGTCGGGACGCGAGGTCCGCTACACCCCGGTCGACCGCGCTACCTACGCCGGCCTCCTCACCCGGCAGGGGTACCCGGACGACGTCGTCGAGGCCGTCGCGGACCTGATGGAGGCGATCGCCCGCGGTGCGGGCGAACCGGTCGCCGACGGCGTGAGCCGCGCCCTGGGACGGCCGCCGCGCCCGTTCGCCGACTACGTCAAGGAGGCCGCCGCCTCGGGCGCGTGGAAGGACTGA
- a CDS encoding ankyrin repeat domain-containing protein produces the protein MDSDQALLDAISSGDSAALTRLFADGADPATGNGDGDPVVLDAADTGKVELVRPFLDAGLPVDAESDLGTTPLMCAVSTGSLPLVEFLVSRGADVNRVQRGGVEPGTVLTWALELAEPLAIVSALLRAGADPDLPRPDGWTPLMLAAFHGYVEVIRALVAAGADVSASKDDGAVTPVGVAEEWRHGEAARVLRELGAPDPVESYTARLTVLVSGIAAWLAEHASVEYESLARARGAAAPEAVAALETAVGEPLPADFLAYLRLFGDSGGLDFYEYDGLSVAQILSRWRGLGDAHGRGTFDGWTPHELHPANGLVRCVWWHPGWVPFAADACGNLFCVDLAPAEHGRRGQVIQWETRGGPSGPRASSFMRYLRQHHDTLLNVQHTYDEEGRLERPC, from the coding sequence GTGGATTCAGACCAAGCGTTACTCGACGCCATCAGCAGTGGTGACTCCGCCGCCCTCACCCGGTTGTTCGCGGACGGCGCCGACCCCGCCACGGGAAATGGCGACGGCGACCCGGTGGTCCTCGACGCGGCGGACACCGGGAAGGTCGAGTTGGTACGGCCGTTTCTTGACGCCGGTCTGCCGGTCGACGCGGAATCGGATTTGGGGACGACACCTCTCATGTGCGCCGTCTCCACCGGCAGCCTCCCCCTGGTGGAGTTCCTGGTCTCCCGTGGCGCGGACGTCAACCGGGTCCAGAGGGGTGGCGTGGAGCCCGGCACGGTGTTGACCTGGGCATTGGAACTCGCGGAGCCGCTGGCGATCGTGTCGGCTCTGCTGCGCGCGGGCGCCGATCCGGACCTGCCCCGGCCGGACGGCTGGACGCCGCTCATGCTGGCCGCCTTCCACGGCTACGTCGAGGTCATCCGGGCGCTGGTGGCGGCCGGCGCGGACGTGTCGGCGTCCAAGGACGATGGCGCGGTCACCCCGGTCGGCGTCGCCGAGGAATGGCGGCACGGTGAAGCCGCACGCGTGTTGCGCGAGCTGGGGGCGCCGGACCCGGTCGAGTCGTACACGGCGCGGCTGACCGTGCTGGTGTCCGGGATCGCCGCGTGGCTCGCCGAGCACGCGAGCGTGGAGTACGAGTCTCTGGCCAGGGCCCGGGGAGCGGCGGCGCCGGAGGCTGTGGCCGCGCTGGAGACCGCCGTCGGGGAGCCTCTTCCGGCGGATTTTCTCGCGTACCTGCGGTTGTTCGGTGATTCCGGAGGGCTGGACTTCTACGAGTACGACGGGCTGTCGGTCGCGCAGATCCTCAGCCGGTGGCGGGGCCTCGGGGACGCGCATGGGCGGGGGACCTTTGACGGCTGGACTCCCCACGAACTGCACCCGGCCAACGGGCTCGTACGGTGCGTGTGGTGGCATCCCGGGTGGGTGCCGTTCGCGGCGGACGCCTGCGGCAACCTCTTCTGCGTCGACCTCGCGCCCGCTGAGCACGGCCGTCGCGGCCAGGTGATCCAATGGGAGACCCGCGGCGGCCCGTCCGGCCCGCGAGCCTCGTCGTTCATGCGGTACCTGCGGCAACATCACGACACGCTGCTCAACGTGCAGCACACTTACGACGAGGAGGGGCGGCTGGAGCGCCCCTGCTGA
- a CDS encoding PAS domain-containing protein, which yields MTDVQTVHDPIARAVIECAADAIVAVDEAFRVTVWNPAAERMFGWRAEEVLGRPLPNVPDELKAEFNAVQERLLTRRSGEGGRISIATRRFHRDGRLIDVRIDTSLLRARDGAPLGWVGVYHPVKDDEAVQHHMAERARLVRRLNDIVADLNAELDLAVVLDRITAALIELTGADAGGFVRIEDGRLRLVSLSGLPDHLRGTTADLRSSLVGELLRSGKTVKLTTGERRLDDLVWSELPGLHTVALGLSYLQNRPYGALYALFSGRKVGHTELELLELLAGHAGVAVGNAVAYAEVVRQRAHERAVTDASADGIAVLDRDGLVRQWNPAAHALTGIAPRDAVGRELPFEIPTPGETLTIPLESGVWLNVLAAEIEETGELVVDFRDVTEAKALEDAKDLFLATTSHELRTPVTVVQGFASTLANRWDEMTDADRRSAVATIAERAQSLGRLVEHLLRGARAGADELAVTIEPFDLVRVLEGVVAGFRSLSDLHPVDLEIAPGLPRAFGDALATDIILGQLLENAVKYSPDGGRILVRAWPEEKELVVTVEDEGIGIDPADLDRIFERFVQGEAGDRRRFGGIGLGLYIVKRLTEAQGGEISAGPAKPGEPGRTGTRMCLRLASAG from the coding sequence ATGACAGACGTGCAGACCGTTCACGATCCGATCGCCCGCGCCGTCATCGAGTGCGCGGCGGACGCGATCGTGGCCGTCGACGAGGCGTTCAGGGTCACGGTGTGGAACCCGGCGGCCGAGCGGATGTTCGGCTGGCGGGCCGAGGAGGTGCTCGGACGGCCGCTGCCGAACGTGCCGGACGAGCTCAAGGCCGAGTTCAACGCCGTCCAGGAACGGCTGCTCACCCGCCGTTCCGGCGAGGGCGGCCGGATCTCGATCGCCACCCGCCGGTTCCACCGCGACGGGCGCCTGATCGACGTGCGGATCGACACCAGCCTGCTGCGGGCCCGGGACGGCGCCCCGCTCGGCTGGGTGGGGGTCTACCACCCGGTCAAGGACGACGAGGCCGTCCAGCACCACATGGCCGAGCGGGCCCGGCTGGTGCGCCGGCTCAACGACATCGTCGCCGACCTGAACGCCGAACTGGACCTGGCGGTGGTGCTGGACCGGATCACTGCCGCGCTGATCGAGCTGACCGGCGCCGACGCCGGCGGGTTCGTCCGGATCGAGGACGGGCGGCTGCGGCTCGTCAGCCTGTCCGGGCTGCCCGACCACCTGCGGGGGACCACCGCCGACCTGCGGTCGAGCCTGGTCGGCGAGCTGCTGAGGTCCGGCAAGACGGTCAAGCTGACCACCGGTGAGCGGCGCCTGGACGATCTGGTCTGGTCCGAGCTGCCCGGCCTGCACACGGTCGCGCTCGGCCTCTCCTACCTGCAGAACCGTCCGTACGGGGCGCTGTACGCGCTGTTCTCCGGACGCAAGGTCGGCCACACCGAGCTGGAGCTGCTGGAACTGCTGGCCGGGCACGCCGGGGTGGCGGTGGGCAACGCGGTCGCCTACGCCGAGGTGGTCCGGCAGCGGGCGCACGAGCGGGCGGTGACCGACGCCAGCGCGGACGGCATCGCGGTGCTCGACCGCGACGGGCTGGTCCGGCAGTGGAATCCCGCCGCGCACGCCCTCACCGGGATCGCGCCCCGCGACGCGGTGGGGCGGGAACTGCCGTTCGAGATCCCCACGCCCGGCGAGACGCTGACGATCCCGCTGGAGTCGGGCGTCTGGCTGAACGTGCTCGCGGCGGAGATCGAGGAGACCGGCGAGCTGGTGGTGGACTTCCGGGACGTCACCGAGGCCAAGGCGCTGGAGGATGCCAAGGACCTCTTCCTCGCGACCACCAGTCACGAACTGCGCACGCCGGTGACGGTCGTGCAGGGGTTCGCCAGCACGCTGGCCAACCGGTGGGACGAGATGACCGACGCCGACCGCCGGTCGGCCGTGGCGACCATCGCCGAACGCGCCCAGTCCCTGGGCCGCCTGGTGGAGCATCTGCTGCGCGGCGCCCGGGCGGGGGCCGACGAGCTGGCGGTCACGATCGAGCCGTTCGACCTGGTCAGGGTGCTGGAGGGCGTGGTCGCGGGCTTCCGCTCGCTGTCGGACCTGCACCCGGTCGATCTGGAGATCGCCCCCGGCCTGCCGCGGGCGTTCGGGGACGCGCTGGCCACCGACATCATCCTGGGGCAGCTGCTGGAGAACGCGGTCAAGTACTCCCCGGACGGTGGCCGGATCCTGGTCCGGGCCTGGCCCGAGGAGAAGGAGCTGGTCGTCACGGTGGAGGACGAGGGGATCGGCATCGACCCCGCCGACCTCGACCGGATCTTCGAGCGGTTCGTCCAGGGCGAGGCGGGCGACCGCCGCCGGTTCGGCGGTATCGGACTCGGCCTCTACATCGTCAAACGGCTCACCGAGGCGCAGGGCGGGGAGATCTCCGCCGGTCCTGCCAAGCCCGGCGAGCCCGGCCGCACCGGTACGCGCATGTGCCTGAGGCTGGCCTCCGCGGGCTGA
- a CDS encoding purine-cytosine permease family protein has product MTSEVDSKVGTEAGSKAGRRSRDEAPFTLDEPAPKVLGFWDQGAFWANLGVSLFAFSGAYTVLAPDENGRPTLAIAAGIVAMIVGTALGGLMLGLAAAPGARTGQPAMVLLRGLFGARLSYVPTVLNIAQLIGWGTFELIVIADAASALWDGIPRWGYVIAAGILTTVLTIWPLGSVRMLRRYVTVAVGIALVYFYVQLVREPLPDLTEGSWGGFWIGADAALAVSISWVPVAADYTRHARTARGAFGAAAVGYSVTQIIAYVLGLLALALVAGDSSKVFDPFLHVTLGVLFFAVFVLREADQSFANVYSTAVSIQNLVPRADRRVLTVALGAGITGLALVLNIGDYAAFLALIGSVFVPMLGVLAADFYLGRGRWRAAIGTGDVRGLGWNTSRTAPSRWGMIAAWAVGFAAYQLIYPGGVSWWAGFWQDVQGVLHFTPQSWMSASLLSFLVAGVVTVVIGRLPRRGTGTAPDAGREAAGDR; this is encoded by the coding sequence TTGACGTCCGAGGTCGATTCCAAGGTCGGTACCGAGGCCGGTTCCAAGGCGGGGCGGCGTTCGCGCGACGAAGCCCCCTTCACCCTCGACGAGCCTGCGCCCAAGGTCCTGGGCTTCTGGGACCAGGGCGCCTTCTGGGCCAACCTGGGGGTCAGCCTCTTCGCGTTCTCCGGCGCGTACACCGTGCTGGCGCCCGACGAGAACGGGCGGCCGACGCTGGCGATCGCCGCCGGGATCGTGGCGATGATCGTGGGCACCGCGCTCGGCGGCCTCATGCTGGGGCTGGCGGCGGCGCCGGGCGCCCGTACCGGGCAGCCCGCGATGGTGCTGCTGCGCGGACTGTTCGGGGCCCGGCTGTCGTACGTGCCGACCGTGCTCAACATCGCGCAGCTGATCGGCTGGGGCACCTTCGAGCTGATCGTCATCGCGGACGCGGCGAGCGCGCTCTGGGACGGGATACCCCGGTGGGGGTACGTGATCGCGGCCGGGATCCTCACCACCGTGCTGACGATCTGGCCGCTGGGCTCGGTCCGGATGCTGCGCCGCTACGTCACGGTGGCGGTCGGGATCGCCCTGGTCTACTTCTACGTCCAGCTCGTCCGCGAGCCGCTGCCCGATCTCACCGAGGGTTCCTGGGGCGGCTTCTGGATCGGGGCGGACGCGGCGCTGGCCGTGTCGATCTCGTGGGTGCCGGTGGCCGCCGACTACACGCGCCACGCCCGAACGGCCCGCGGGGCTTTCGGTGCCGCCGCCGTTGGATATTCGGTCACCCAGATCATCGCCTACGTTCTCGGCCTGCTGGCGCTGGCACTGGTGGCGGGCGACTCCTCGAAGGTGTTCGACCCGTTCCTGCACGTCACGCTGGGCGTGCTGTTCTTCGCCGTCTTCGTCCTGCGGGAGGCCGACCAGTCGTTCGCCAACGTCTACTCCACCGCGGTATCGATCCAGAACCTGGTGCCGCGCGCCGACCGCCGGGTGCTGACGGTCGCCCTCGGCGCCGGGATCACCGGGCTCGCCCTGGTCCTGAACATCGGGGACTACGCCGCCTTCCTCGCCCTCATCGGCTCGGTGTTCGTACCGATGCTGGGCGTCCTGGCCGCGGACTTCTACCTGGGGCGGGGCCGCTGGCGCGCCGCGATCGGCACCGGGGACGTCCGGGGGCTCGGCTGGAACACCTCGCGGACCGCCCCGTCCCGCTGGGGGATGATCGCGGCCTGGGCGGTCGGCTTCGCGGCGTACCAGCTGATCTACCCCGGCGGAGTGAGCTGGTGGGCGGGCTTCTGGCAGGACGTGCAGGGCGTGCTGCATTTCACACCGCAGAGCTGGATGAGCGCCTCGCTGCTGTCGTTCCTGGTCGCCGGTGTGGTCACGGTCGTGATCGGCCGGCTGCCCCGGCGCGGCACGGGGACCGCCCCCGACGCCGGTCGCGAGGCGGCCGGAGACCGTTGA
- the bluB gene encoding 5,6-dimethylbenzimidazole synthase: MHADIYEIVHRRRDVRAEFTGAPIPGDVLRRILAAAHAAPSVGLSQPWDFVLVADPAVRRAFHEHVQHERDVFAGTLSGTRAERFARVKIDGVLESSLSIVVTYDPERGGPAVLGRHAIADAGLYSVCLAIQNLWLAATAEDLGLGWVSFYREPFVRRLLGIPEGIRPVAWLCLGPVTHLETAPDLERHGWRTRRPLDAAIHHDRW, from the coding sequence GTGCACGCCGACATCTACGAGATCGTTCACCGCCGCCGCGACGTACGCGCCGAGTTCACCGGGGCGCCGATCCCCGGCGACGTCCTCCGCCGGATCCTCGCCGCGGCGCACGCCGCGCCCAGCGTCGGGCTGTCCCAGCCGTGGGACTTCGTCCTCGTGGCGGACCCGGCCGTCCGGCGCGCGTTCCACGAGCACGTCCAGCACGAGCGCGACGTCTTCGCCGGGACCCTGTCCGGAACGCGGGCCGAGCGGTTCGCCCGGGTGAAGATCGACGGGGTGCTGGAGAGCAGCCTGTCGATCGTCGTCACCTACGACCCCGAACGGGGCGGGCCCGCCGTGCTCGGCCGCCACGCGATCGCGGACGCCGGGCTGTACTCGGTCTGCCTGGCCATCCAGAACCTCTGGCTGGCCGCCACCGCCGAGGACCTGGGCCTCGGCTGGGTCTCCTTCTACCGGGAACCGTTCGTACGGCGGCTGCTCGGCATCCCGGAGGGCATCCGCCCCGTGGCCTGGCTGTGCCTGGGCCCGGTCACCCACCTGGAGACCGCGCCGGACCTCGAACGGCACGGCTGGCGCACCCGCCGCCCCCTGGACGCCGCGATCCACCACGACCGCTGGTGA
- a CDS encoding ATP-binding protein has product MRASSVVLLPHAPSSVALARRRLRSELFALGLFEAIVDDATVIVSELISNALRHARPLPSGQVQLTWIRNGDLIELAVSDGGAMTEPRRGPGTLSSLGGRGLGIVEALAEGWGVRHEDGSTTVWAVIRVSMSANAQTSGPSVVMPRLGGFGDLTGGPGPLDDLRDGGRPEAASGRAYPA; this is encoded by the coding sequence GTGAGGGCGTCGAGCGTCGTACTGCTGCCACACGCGCCGTCCAGCGTCGCACTAGCCCGGCGGCGCCTCCGCTCGGAGCTCTTCGCCCTGGGCCTCTTCGAGGCGATCGTCGACGACGCCACCGTCATCGTCAGCGAACTCATCAGCAACGCCCTCCGGCACGCCCGCCCGCTGCCCTCCGGCCAGGTCCAGCTCACGTGGATCCGCAACGGCGACCTCATCGAACTCGCGGTCAGCGACGGCGGCGCGATGACCGAACCCAGGCGCGGCCCCGGCACCCTCTCCTCGCTGGGCGGCCGGGGGCTCGGCATCGTCGAGGCCCTCGCCGAGGGCTGGGGCGTCCGGCACGAGGACGGCTCCACCACCGTGTGGGCCGTCATCCGGGTGTCCATGTCGGCGAACGCGCAGACCTCCGGCCCCTCCGTCGTAATGCCGCGACTGGGAGGCTTCGGCGACCTCACCGGCGGGCCCGGCCCGCTCGACGACCTCCGCGACGGCGGCCGGCCCGAGGCCGCTTCCGGCCGGGCCTACCCCGCCTGA